A part of Escherichia marmotae genomic DNA contains:
- the wcaC gene encoding colanic acid biosynthesis glycosyltransferase WcaC codes for MNILQFNVRLAEGGAAGVALDLHQRALQQGLASHFVYGYGKGGKESVSHQNYPQVIKHTPRMTAMANIALFRLFNRDLFGNFNELYRTITRTPGPVVLHFHVLHSYWLNLKSVVRFCEKVKNHKTDVTLVWTLHDHWSVTGRCAFTDGCEGWKTGCQKCPTLNNYPPVKIDRAHQLVAGKRQLFREMLALGCQFISPSQHVADAFNSLYGPGRCRIINNGIDMATEAILADLPPVRETQGKPKIAVVAHDLRYDGKTNQHLVREMMALDDKIELHTFGKFSPFTAGNVVNHGFETDKRKLMSALNQMDALVFSSRVDNYPLILCEALSIGVPVIATHSDAAREVLQKSGGKTVSEEDVLQLVQLSKPEIAQAIFGTTLAEFSQRSRAAYSGQQMLEEYVNFYQNL; via the coding sequence ATGAATATTCTGCAATTTAATGTGCGACTGGCGGAAGGCGGGGCGGCAGGTGTGGCGTTAGATCTCCACCAGCGTGCGCTGCAACAGGGGCTGGCGTCACATTTTGTCTACGGCTACGGCAAAGGCGGCAAAGAGAGCGTCAGCCATCAGAACTATCCGCAGGTCATCAAACATACGCCGCGGATGACCGCAATGGCGAATATTGCCCTGTTTCGTCTGTTTAATCGCGATCTGTTTGGCAATTTCAATGAGTTATATCGCACCATTACTCGCACACCGGGCCCGGTGGTCCTGCATTTTCATGTGCTGCACAGCTACTGGCTAAATCTTAAGAGCGTGGTGCGCTTTTGCGAAAAGGTGAAAAACCATAAAACGGACGTCACTCTGGTCTGGACGCTGCACGACCACTGGAGCGTTACCGGACGCTGCGCCTTTACCGACGGTTGCGAAGGCTGGAAAACGGGCTGCCAGAAATGCCCGACCTTAAATAATTATCCGCCGGTGAAGATTGATCGCGCACACCAACTGGTGGCGGGCAAACGCCAGTTATTCCGTGAGATGCTGGCGCTGGGCTGTCAGTTTATTTCCCCCAGCCAGCATGTGGCTGATGCTTTCAATAGCCTGTACGGTCCAGGGCGTTGCCGGATTATCAATAACGGTATTGATATGGCAACCGAAGCGATTCTGGCGGATCTGCCTCCGGTGCGCGAAACTCAGGGCAAGCCGAAAATCGCGGTGGTAGCGCATGACCTGCGTTACGACGGCAAAACTAACCAGCACCTGGTGCGCGAGATGATGGCGCTGGACGACAAAATCGAACTGCATACCTTCGGTAAGTTCTCGCCGTTCACCGCTGGCAACGTGGTCAATCACGGCTTTGAAACCGACAAACGTAAGCTGATGAGCGCGCTCAATCAGATGGATGCGCTGGTGTTCAGTTCTCGTGTCGATAACTACCCACTGATTTTGTGTGAGGCGTTATCAATTGGCGTGCCGGTGATTGCCACCCATAGCGACGCGGCGCGTGAAGTGTTGCAAAAATCCGGCGGTAAAACCGTCAGCGAAGAAGACGTGCTGCAACTGGTCCAGTTAAGCAAACCG